A genomic stretch from Selenomonas sp. AB3002 includes:
- a CDS encoding IS1182 family transposase — protein MQKPNSQKEYTSLGENYQLFLPLNLEFQVSKDDPVRLLRHCIGGMDIKSLEETYQRIDRNLASPRQMLAILVYAGMNHIFSSRRIETACRRDINFMYLLEGKPAPDHVTISRFRSKHLAPCIKELFAQMDFLLEQFGVISLKDIFIDGTKIESFSNKYKFVWKKAVLKNKAKLMAKLPAFVSKAREAFTLSLHYGDEIHVRHLKKLRRKLKACQKAQDIIFVKGTGKRKTALQKTMEQLDEFIARLKKYNTYLHILGNRNSFAKTDTDATFMRMKEDAMKNGQLKPAYNIQCGTDSEFITWASVGPQPTDTTTLIPFLQDMEKHLQRRYPNVVADAGYESEENYLYLETNGQRAFIKPSNYEKSKTRKWKKDIGRRENMTYLPEEDAYLCAQGRKLAAAKEFVRSSRTGFKRNITLYSSADCGNCPLKSQCIHGNHCKTPLEERTKHFEVSKQFLRQRQEDLERITSKEGVQLRINRSIQAEGAFAMMKADMNFRRFLSRGTANVLVEIMLVAMAYNIQKLHCKIQSDRAGQHLFPVNNAA, from the coding sequence ATGCAAAAACCAAATTCACAGAAAGAGTATACGTCTTTAGGAGAGAATTATCAACTGTTTCTCCCCTTAAATCTTGAATTTCAGGTTAGCAAAGATGACCCCGTCCGCCTGCTTCGCCACTGCATTGGAGGTATGGATATAAAGTCACTGGAGGAGACCTATCAAAGGATAGATCGAAATCTGGCGTCGCCCAGGCAGATGCTGGCCATCCTTGTTTATGCCGGAATGAACCATATTTTCAGCTCACGCAGGATCGAGACTGCCTGCCGAAGGGACATCAACTTCATGTACCTGCTGGAAGGCAAGCCGGCCCCTGACCATGTTACCATCTCAAGATTCCGTTCCAAACATCTGGCCCCCTGCATCAAGGAACTGTTTGCCCAGATGGACTTCCTGCTTGAACAGTTCGGTGTCATTTCCCTTAAAGACATCTTCATTGACGGAACAAAGATTGAGTCTTTCTCCAACAAGTATAAATTTGTCTGGAAGAAGGCTGTCCTTAAAAACAAAGCCAAGCTCATGGCAAAGCTTCCTGCCTTTGTCAGCAAAGCCAGGGAAGCGTTCACGCTTTCTCTGCATTACGGCGATGAAATCCATGTCAGGCACCTCAAAAAGCTCCGCCGCAAGCTCAAGGCATGCCAGAAGGCGCAGGACATCATCTTCGTCAAGGGAACGGGCAAGCGCAAGACTGCCCTGCAGAAAACAATGGAGCAGCTGGACGAGTTCATTGCCCGGCTCAAAAAATACAATACATATCTGCACATTCTAGGCAACCGCAATAGCTTTGCCAAGACAGACACGGATGCCACCTTCATGCGCATGAAGGAAGATGCCATGAAGAACGGCCAGCTTAAGCCCGCCTACAACATCCAGTGCGGTACGGACTCTGAATTCATCACATGGGCATCGGTCGGTCCCCAGCCTACAGATACAACCACACTCATTCCTTTCCTTCAGGATATGGAGAAACATCTGCAGCGCCGCTATCCCAATGTGGTTGCGGATGCAGGATACGAAAGCGAAGAGAACTACCTCTATCTTGAGACCAACGGGCAGCGCGCCTTCATAAAGCCCAGCAATTATGAGAAGAGCAAGACAAGAAAATGGAAAAAGGATATCGGGCGCAGGGAGAATATGACCTATCTGCCAGAAGAAGATGCCTATTTATGCGCCCAGGGCAGGAAGCTTGCAGCTGCAAAGGAATTCGTACGCAGCAGCCGGACAGGATTCAAAAGAAATATAACCCTTTACAGTTCTGCGGATTGCGGCAATTGCCCGCTGAAGAGCCAGTGCATACACGGAAACCATTGCAAGACCCCGCTGGAGGAGAGAACCAAGCACTTTGAAGTATCCAAACAGTTTCTGCGCCAACGTCAGGAAGATTTGGAACGTATAACCTCAAAAGAAGGAGTACAACTGCGCATAAACCGAAGCATACAGGCAGAAGGTGCATTTGCAATGATGAAGGCGGACATGAATTTCCGAAGGTTCCTGAGCCGCGGCACAGCAAATGTCCTTGTTGAGATCATGCTGGTGGCTATGGCTTACAATATTCAAAAGCTGCACTGCAAAATCCAGTCAGACAGAGCAGGCCAGCACCTGTTCC